The following are from one region of the Lytechinus variegatus isolate NC3 chromosome 4, Lvar_3.0, whole genome shotgun sequence genome:
- the LOC121413140 gene encoding leucine-rich glioma-inactivated protein 1-like, producing MKELHLETNYLTHLSSDLRGLVNLLALHVDNNHISYFSNDVFREIPRLTTLTLTNNDLTTFNSSTFDPNKSTLEAIPLDNNPIVCTCEIGWLVEWIRGHIHLINADQSYCSSASLDHLKRKPLSTFQPDEFCSPSTTLISLLILTGVGANVTAFIMYSNQWVLKYKLFLLKLAILGYDEMEDARGHNEFSYDINCIMCKDDDDQWMKDHLKPLIEEKLPNFHRNVYGDEDLIIGMHYLDSVHYIVERSYKTVMLLSRSAVRNNWFLVKFRTALDHVNESHLENMVVVFLEDIPDVELPFLV from the coding sequence ATGAAGGAATTGCATTTGGAAACGAACTATCTGACACACCTTTCGTCTGATCTCCGAGGTTTAGTAAATCTTCTTGCTCTGCATGTTGATAATAACCACATCAGCTATTTCTCTAACGATGTCTTTAGAGAAATTCCTCGGTTGACCACGCTCACCCTGACCAACAACGATCTGACAACCTTCAATTCCAGCACGTTCGATCCGAACAAGTCCACCTTGGAAGCAATACCTCTTGATAACAACCCTATTGTCTGTACCTGTGAGATAGGGTGGCTGGTAGAATGGATAAGAGGACACATCCATCTCATAAATGCTGATCAAAGCTACTGCTCATCCGCATCTCTTGATCATCTTAAACGAAAGCCTCTGTCGACTTTCCAACCTGATGAGTTCTGCAGTCCTAGCACAACCCTCATCAGCCTGCTCATTCTGACAGGAGTTGGTGCCAACGTAACCGCCTTCATAATGTACAGTAACCAATGGGTTTTGAAATACAAACTCTTTCTCCTTAAGCTCGCCATCCTGGGGTACGACGAGATGGAGGATGCTCGCGGTCACAACGAGTTCTCGTACGACATCAACTGCATCATGtgcaaagatgatgatgaccagTGGATGAAGGACCACCTCAAACCTCTAATAGAAGAGAAACTACCGAATTTCCACAGGAACGTGTATGGTGATGAGGATCTCATCATCGGCATGCACTATTTAGACTCTGTGCACTACATCGTGGAGCGGAGTTATAAAACAGTAATGCTTTTAAGCAGAAGTGCTGTCCGGAACAACTGGTTTCTGGTTAAGTTCCGGACAGCTCTAGATCACGTCAATGAGTCACACCTTGAGAACATGGTGGTGGTCTTCCTAGAGGATATCCCTGATGTGGAACTGCCCTTCCTGGTGTGA
- the LOC121413141 gene encoding toll-like receptor 3: MACLTHLCLLLVLVPRITSGRNEKVTTKVPESVSAIPSQKWDFDVTAKKANCMHIGLDHVPDDLPTNTLRLDLSLNDIHSLKNASFIRYTALLFLDLSRNDITRIQHAAFKPLENLVTLDLSDNPRLSSIDSLQWLHHLELLLLNGCNFTSIPDEVFRISSRFLNLDIGHNNLTSVNITICSDLLLPDLNIGYNGFERITPGTFAILCPMNTIDMQNPIMFIDPAAIAPLRVQNLILGAFPLTNGVLIQLFQGAVISTIKEISIIGSGLDTIIPGLFIPLSNAPLSNLDLSFNDFISLNHSIFSDLTNLHQLSLSGNFICEIEPEHFAGMKQLRILDLGYNRIQSINPNNSSWDKCGVDGHE, translated from the coding sequence ATGGCTTGTCTGACACATCTTTGTTTATTGCTGGTGCTGGTTCCTCGAATCACCAGTGGTCGAAACGAGAAGGTGACGACGAAGGTACCCGAAAGCGTTTCGGCTATACCTTCGCAAAAGTGGGACTTCGACGTCACTGCGAAGAAGGCCAATTGCATGCACATTGGTCTTGATCACGTACCTGATGATTTACCAACCAATACGCTTCGTCTTGACCTGTCCCTGAACGACATCCACAGTCTTAAGAATGCGTCTTTCATCAGATACACAGCTCTTCTCTTCCTAGATCTCTCAAGGAATGACATCACCAGAATTCAACATGCAGCATTTAAACCTCTTGAGAACCTGGTCACCCTTGATCTAAGTGACAACCCACGTCTGTCATCGATCGATTCTCTGCAATGGCTCCATCACCTGGAACTTCTCTTGTTGAACGGTTGCAATTTCACATCGATTCCAGACGAAGTTTTCAGGATATCATCCAGGTTTCTAAACCTCGATATTGGCCACAACAATCTCACGTCTGTGAACATAACAATTTGCAGTGACCTACTACTGCCTGATCTTAATATCGGCTACAACGGATTTGAAAGAATAACCCCTGGTACATTTGCCATACTGTGTCCTATGAATACTATTGACATGCAGAACCCAATCATGTTCATTGATCCTGCAGCCATCGCGCCTTTACGTGTCCAGAACCTCATCCTAGGGGCCTTCCCTTTGACCAATGGGGTGTTGATTCAGTTGTTCCAAGGTGCAGTGATCTCTACCATCAAGGAAATTTCAATCATCGGAAGTGGCTTGGATACAATCATACCAGGTTTATTCATTCCCCTCTCCAATGCTCCTCTCTCCAATCTTGACCTCTCTTTTAATGACTTCATTTCATTGAACCATTCCATATTTTCAGACTTAACCAACCTCCACCAGCTAAGTTTGAGTGGCAATTTTATCTGTGAGATAGAGCCCGAGCACTTTGCAGGAATGAAACAATTGAGGATTCTTGACCTTGGATATAATAGAATCCAAAGCATAAACCCTAATAATTCCTCCTGGGACAAGTGTGGAGTAGATGGTCATGAATAG